The genomic region AGTCCCCTCATGCTGAAGGACTcaggaaaaaacacagaggagcaAGTCCTGCAGACAAATTTATACAATCATCTGCACTATGTGGCCAACGAGTAAACAATGTGCGAAAAGCAAACAACTGGCTTTCTAAAATCACAGTCGGATttagagagagaacacaagagaagCGAGAGTTTTCAGAGAGTTTAGGAGAGTCCCTGAATGCATGTAGCTGATAGGAGTTGTTAAGATGGGAACACTTATCTTGTTGTTGTCAGACAAACTGACCCAAATATTTCGCCTGCTTGGCTATAAAACAAACATTATTTGAATCTCATGCCATATGTGGCCTAATGTCGCAAGCAGTTCATTTAATTCAGTCCAAAATATGTCACCCTAAAATCTGTCTTGAAATACATTATTACTGACATTTTTAGCGTCACTTGCAACAATGGTTATTGTGTTTGTCCTATTCTCTTGCAATAGGATTTTAGAACTTAATGTGAGAGAAGTGGTTTGGATGTTTTCTGAGCGCAGTAGCAATAGCCCTTGACCATTGTGACAGATTTTGAAATGAGTGATTTGCGCTACTGTTAGAGAAAACATGTAAAACTTCAATGTCCTGACACTTgacttttatttttcctttgtgCAAGATCAAATTTAGCACCTTCTTTAAATCTTAATATCCAGGCATGCTATGAATTCTATCCTCATAAAGTATGAAAAACCGCAAAGAGCTATTAAACCGACTCTTTTCTGGTAAGTGCTCTCTTAAGCAAAAGTAAATCCAAGCAAGTCACTTAATGCCTGTGTAAATGCTTAGTCATCTTCGAGAAAACTGTGCAGAATTAATACATAATTTAAATTATATTGTTTTACCAttgctatttattttattttattgtttttgcttttttcttGTGTTGCATTTCCAATGGATTTTAGATTATGAATGCTTtataaatgaatatatattaATTAAGCAGCAGTATTAATCATTAACAAAAGTTAGATGGACAATATGTTGAAATCTCAGGCCTTTGCCCCTATGTTGAGTACAACTCTTTAAATCAGACAAAGATTAGGTAATCTCTTACCGTCTGAGCCTGTTAAAAAAACAGAGCTCTCTTGCTCCATAATACTGTTTGCTAAATAAACAGGACAATGCCTTACCTTGCTCTGCGTGTGTCATCAAGTAATCAATAATCTCACTGCCTAAGTTAGCCAATCAGTAACACAGTATATTAAGACAGTTTACTGTAAATAAACTGCATTTGGTTATTCCTTCAATGTGATTTTTAGTACCACATAGCCTTTTAGAGTTACAGTTGAAACTATCTAAAGCAAAACACTTTATTCCTGTAATGTACATTCAAAGTCTTTGATTTAATTGATTTCCAATTTGCCACTTTCTGAGTAATAAACTGTGTGAACATTTAGCTCACTGACATTCTGATTTTCCAGAGGTTATTAATAATTCTTGAATGTTTGTTTAAGACAGAACCCAATTTTCCAAGTGAGTCCGTTTGTTGCATCTTACCTAAGGATTATGcaaaatgtctgtgtttgtaataATCTTGTAAATAGAGTTAGTTAGGCAGCCTGTGTTTTGTGAATTACCTGTCTGAGAATATTGGtgcataaaacaaacaaactctaaATGTTTCTTCAGCATAGTTGCACACATTCGAGGTCACATTGACATACAAAGTTAGAACACATCTGAGGTCATGACATGCCCTGTATGACTATGGGCTGGTCCTAGAGAAAGGCCTGGTATTTCAGTGGTGAAGATtattttaaaacaacaacacaatccCTTTAAAATATCAATATAGTACTGATAATGTTTGAAGTATGTGTGAGCGCTCCTACTGTAAGGGAATTAACAAAGCCCTACACCATACACAATGTTTTCAATAAAGACAAGTTTGACCATTACATACCAACATccatttgaaaaaagaaaaaagttttatttttaaaatacCATTTATTTCGATGACCAGAAAAAATACCATTCCAAAAACTTTGCTCAAAAGTTTTAGGGGAATCGTAAAGCTATCTGCTATTTAATACAGGTCAGAATAAGAGTATACAGTTGCCTAAATAGCTCTGATCGTTTCATATTCTTGGACTGTGATTATTATCTTACGCTGCCCTACACAGTGGTGTAGCGAGAAGCACCGGGGCACGAGCGGAAAGGAGAGACACCGCTGGGAAACACCGAGAGGAACACCGGGGTGTGGGGCGGTTTGGTGCCAAAGAGGGCTCGCCTCTTTCTACGGTAAGGCTTGTAGCGGAAGTCCGCTGGAGGTCTTGAGATGGTGACCCCGAGCTCCTCGGAGGACTCAGACTCTGATGACTCAGACTCGCTGGAGGACGCTGGGAACTGTGGACTCACAGGCATGGGATCATCTGGCAGAGGAAGGGGAACATGTTGGATGGGATCAAATAGTCTGTCATCGGGCACGACGGCTGGCTGAATGGGCTCGTATGGGTTCGGGGCTGGGGCTTCTGGGACAGCAGCGTCGATTCTGGCACCGGGTTCTGCTGGAAGGTTCGGGGTCATGTCGTGAGTCACAGGCTTGATGTTGACCTTCACAGAAGTGCCAATGCGCTAAGGAGaagcaacacaaacaacaacactacaTGAGTCCCTTACCCCAGAATTCATCTGTTTAATCATGGGgatgaatgtgggtgtgtgcatactAGATCTGAAGGCAAAGCTCAAGTTAGTTTTGGCAAGGACACCTTCTGGCTCTCTTTTCTTTATGTTGACTTGACAGGAGTATGGTGTGGGGGTGTTATTTGGCTCTGAAACCACAAGGTTTGACTGATTTGGGCTCTCAATCATGttaagagatggaaagagaccGTTCCAGGAAGAATGCTCCTACTGCAGGGCCAGGCAAACTACCCCCTGACCAAAAATTTAAATCAGGAAATTTACAATACCTGTGGGTGGAATATTTCACAGGACACCTTAGCATCTTGCTGGAACCAGCTGTTACCAACAACAACTCCAGCACAGAAACCAATTGGCTGCAATGAGACAATAGCTGTGATTAGGCACACAGAAAATGTGCAGGTAATAACAATGAGACCTCTAACATTGACATTTATTAGGAGTGAGTAGTGAGACAAAAGTATTTAATGGACTGAGTTAATGGACTATACATTCGTGAATTGCTATGGCAACGCTATTTCATCCAAGCTGTTTAGTAACACAATATTAATAATAAGAGATTCTTAACCGTAACCAGTTTCATGCTTAATAATGCCCTCTGGTACTCACCACTCTCCCATCATCCACTGGTTCACAAAAACCTGAGGCAGTTACACCCTCTGCACACTCCGTAATTGTATATTCAATGAAGGTGCGCTGCAATGGTACGCGCTGCAGAAATAAATTACATGTTTTTGATGACGCACTTAAAGGTGGGGTAGGTGATTTATTTGAGAAATATTTTTTGTAAAATTTCTTGAAATCCTCTTTACACCCCGATatcaatgaataaataaatgctctgacaagaaaaacaaaataatctgTCATCTGTGGTAGCCGCAGGGCAGTAAAAAGCCTGT from Clupea harengus chromosome 10, Ch_v2.0.2, whole genome shotgun sequence harbors:
- the si:ch211-262h13.5 gene encoding fetuin-B isoform X2 produces the protein MRCPMGPAGKVYYLTADVLETKCHVKSPKTWKRCDVRPFMETQISGNCNITIFHDANGYSYLYSYDCTLVPDPPEKLLRTCPVCPLLLQVDSTEALGAALFTLNKYKAQSTLPISLALHTITRASAQRVPLQRTFIEYTITECAEGVTASGFCEPVDDGRVPIGFCAGVVVGNSWFQQDAKVSCEIFHPQRIGTSVKVNIKPVTHDMTPNLPAEPGARIDAAVPEAPAPNPYEPIQPAVVPDDRLFDPIQHVPLPLPDDPMPVSPQFPASSSESESSESESSEELGVTISRPPADFRYKPYRRKRRALFGTKPPHTPVFLSVFPSGVSPFRSCPGASRYTTV
- the si:ch211-262h13.5 gene encoding fetuin-B isoform X1 — its product is MITHKRAGSSIFVWIFIVTNFFYVSAQVIELTPVPCDEKSVEKFARLGITYINEDRQTGYKFALNRITNVQLHAQGPAGKVYYLTADVLETKCHVKSPKTWKRCDVRPFMETQISGNCNITIFHDANGYSYLYSYDCTLVPDPPEKLLRTCPVCPLLLQVDSTEALGAALFTLNKYKAQSTLPISLALHTITRASAQRVPLQRTFIEYTITECAEGVTASGFCEPVDDGRVPIGFCAGVVVGNSWFQQDAKVSCEIFHPQRIGTSVKVNIKPVTHDMTPNLPAEPGARIDAAVPEAPAPNPYEPIQPAVVPDDRLFDPIQHVPLPLPDDPMPVSPQFPASSSESESSESESSEELGVTISRPPADFRYKPYRRKRRALFGTKPPHTPVFLSVFPSGVSPFRSCPGASRYTTV